One genomic segment of Catalinimonas alkaloidigena includes these proteins:
- a CDS encoding bifunctional 5,10-methylenetetrahydrofolate dehydrogenase/5,10-methenyltetrahydrofolate cyclohydrolase, whose product MNLIDGKQTAQQIRQELAEEVEKIKKEGGKIPHLAAILVGEDPASDTYVRMKVKDCEQIGYKSTLIRYDADISEEELLAKVEEINNDDDIDGLIVQLPLPDHIAAEKITFAIRPEKDVDGFHPINIGRMAKGLAAYVCATPHGVLELIKRYEIPTEGKHCVVVGRSDIVGTPVSILMSRKAYPGNATVTVCHSRTPNIPEITKQADILIAALGKPEFITADMVKEGAVVIDVGTSRVQDSSKKSGFGLKGDVKFDEVAEKCSYITPVPGGVGPMTRASLLYNTMLAAKGEVY is encoded by the coding sequence ATGAATTTAATTGACGGTAAGCAGACCGCTCAGCAAATCAGGCAGGAGTTGGCCGAGGAAGTAGAAAAAATTAAGAAAGAAGGTGGAAAAATACCTCATCTCGCAGCTATCCTGGTGGGAGAAGATCCGGCCAGCGATACCTATGTGCGCATGAAGGTGAAAGACTGTGAGCAAATCGGTTATAAATCTACTCTTATCCGTTACGATGCGGACATTTCTGAAGAGGAGCTTTTGGCTAAAGTAGAAGAGATCAATAATGATGATGATATTGATGGCTTAATCGTACAGCTCCCTCTTCCCGACCATATCGCGGCAGAAAAGATCACATTTGCCATTCGTCCCGAAAAAGACGTAGATGGCTTTCATCCGATCAATATTGGGAGAATGGCTAAAGGCTTAGCCGCCTATGTTTGTGCTACACCACATGGCGTATTGGAATTGATCAAACGCTACGAAATACCCACTGAGGGTAAACATTGTGTAGTAGTGGGTAGAAGTGATATTGTCGGTACGCCGGTAAGTATCCTGATGTCGCGAAAAGCTTATCCCGGTAATGCTACAGTAACCGTTTGTCACAGCAGAACCCCCAACATTCCTGAAATCACCAAACAGGCTGATATTCTGATTGCGGCTTTAGGTAAACCGGAATTCATCACTGCTGATATGGTAAAAGAAGGGGCTGTGGTAATTGATGTAGGAACCAGCAGAGTACAAGACTCCTCTAAAAAATCTGGCTTTGGACTGAAAGGTGATGTCAAATTTGATGAAGTGGCGGAAAAATGTAGCTATATCACACCCGTACCCGGTGGTGTTGGCCCCATGACGAGAGCGTCTCTTCTTTATAATACCATGCTTGCAGCGAAGGGAGAAGTTTATTAG
- a CDS encoding four helix bundle protein: MKESNPRSRGSVMDTMAEGFGRGSNKEFVQFLYISKASCIKVMSQPYRAKDSTCLNNNEFDALCKQMSQQV, from the coding sequence ATTAAGGAATCAAATCCTAGAAGTAGGGGTTCAGTTATGGATACTATGGCGGAAGGCTTTGGAAGAGGTAGCAATAAAGAGTTTGTTCAGTTTCTGTATATATCGAAAGCCTCCTGTATTAAAGTAATGTCACAGCCCTACCGTGCAAAAGACAGTACTTGTCTGAATAACAACGAGTTTGATGCTTTATGTAAGCAAATGAGTCAGCAGGTATGA
- a CDS encoding 7-carboxy-7-deazaguanine synthase QueE — MFKEVKQKDIVVGSLPLMEAFYTVQGEGFHQGKSAYFIRLGGCDVGCVWCDVKESWDETQHPLIAVSDIVEKAASYPGRLAVITGGEPLMHDLSFLCDALHQEGFTINIETSGAHPLSGKLDWICLSPKKFKAPLPEIYQEADELKIIIYNKSDFKWAEEFAQKMRADCQLFLQPEWSKSDKVLPQIIDYVKEHPQWRISLQVHKYMNIP, encoded by the coding sequence ATGTTTAAAGAAGTTAAGCAAAAAGACATTGTTGTTGGAAGTTTACCCCTCATGGAAGCTTTCTATACCGTACAGGGAGAGGGCTTTCATCAGGGCAAATCTGCTTATTTTATTCGTTTAGGAGGCTGTGATGTGGGTTGTGTCTGGTGCGATGTAAAAGAATCCTGGGATGAAACGCAGCATCCATTGATTGCGGTGAGTGATATCGTGGAAAAAGCTGCTTCGTATCCGGGCCGGCTGGCCGTGATTACAGGAGGTGAACCGCTGATGCATGACCTGAGCTTTTTGTGCGATGCGCTACATCAAGAGGGTTTTACCATTAACATTGAAACCTCCGGAGCACACCCGCTCAGTGGAAAGCTGGATTGGATTTGTCTTTCTCCAAAAAAATTTAAAGCCCCTTTACCGGAGATCTATCAGGAAGCTGATGAGCTGAAAATCATCATTTATAATAAGAGTGATTTTAAATGGGCTGAGGAGTTTGCGCAGAAAATGCGTGCAGACTGTCAGCTCTTTCTCCAGCCTGAGTGGAGTAAATCGGATAAGGTGCTACCTCAGATCATTGATTATGTAAAGGAGCACCCTCAGTGGAGAATCTCTTTGCAGGTACATAAATATATGAACATACCCTGA
- a CDS encoding type B 50S ribosomal protein L31, with product MKKDIHPEYRKVVFHDTSSDFKFITRSTMDSEETIKWEDGNEYPVVKVEVSSASHPFYTGKKLYVDTAGRVEKFNKRYKREKN from the coding sequence ATGAAAAAGGATATCCACCCAGAATACAGAAAAGTCGTATTTCATGATACGTCTAGTGATTTTAAATTCATTACAAGATCTACCATGGACTCTGAAGAGACTATCAAGTGGGAAGACGGTAACGAATACCCTGTAGTGAAGGTTGAAGTAAGCTCTGCTTCTCACCCGTTCTACACTGGTAAGAAACTGTATGTTGATACTGCGGGACGTGTTGAGAAGTTTAACAAGCGTTATAAGCGTGAGAAAAACTAG
- a CDS encoding ATP-binding protein, whose translation MQFSDISGLEEIKQSLINTAREGHVAHAQLFLGPEGSANLAMAVAFATYLNSYAPAGEESSGKVFQEEGTEHAGLSDKKELDKSSLEKLNKFIHPDVHFVFPVSATKNISGKDVVSDSYIKEWRSFLAENPYGDTVDWSAYFGAENKQLNISKEESRNIIRKLSLKSFEGKYKIVILWLPELLHPSAANGILKILEEPPDNTLFFLVANDVEKILPTILSRTQIVNIRAFTNDEIVYDLAKRERIADPQDKRMLQLRQIATLADGNLNQALRLSEEVEEDSHKFFRDWMRTCYVQDYSKLIQMMDQVQKMGKEAQKGLMQYGLSMLRETLMVLAADNTAEGNDDVMLNDKILIRVQGDELKFIANFSKVMSFDKVESITKLLNQGYYHLMRNANPKIVFLDISLKIGQVLR comes from the coding sequence ATGCAGTTTTCAGATATAAGTGGCCTGGAAGAAATTAAGCAAAGTCTGATCAATACAGCCCGGGAAGGGCATGTAGCCCATGCTCAGCTCTTCCTGGGCCCTGAGGGTAGTGCTAACCTGGCAATGGCTGTTGCTTTTGCCACATACCTGAATAGTTACGCTCCTGCTGGGGAGGAAAGCTCTGGCAAGGTGTTTCAGGAAGAAGGAACTGAGCACGCAGGCCTGTCTGATAAAAAGGAATTGGATAAGTCTAGTCTTGAAAAGCTCAATAAGTTCATTCATCCCGATGTTCATTTTGTCTTTCCTGTTAGTGCCACTAAAAATATATCAGGGAAAGACGTAGTAAGCGATAGTTATATCAAAGAATGGCGTTCTTTCCTGGCTGAAAATCCATACGGAGATACTGTAGACTGGAGTGCCTATTTTGGTGCTGAGAATAAGCAGCTTAATATTTCTAAAGAAGAAAGCCGTAATATCATCAGAAAGCTCTCCTTAAAATCTTTTGAAGGTAAGTACAAGATTGTTATCCTCTGGCTACCGGAACTATTACATCCTTCTGCAGCAAACGGTATTCTTAAAATTCTGGAAGAACCGCCGGACAATACGCTCTTCTTTTTGGTAGCCAATGATGTTGAGAAAATATTACCCACCATTCTCTCACGTACCCAGATCGTAAATATAAGAGCTTTTACTAATGATGAAATCGTCTATGACTTAGCCAAAAGAGAAAGAATAGCAGATCCTCAGGACAAAAGAATGTTACAACTGAGGCAGATTGCTACGCTAGCCGATGGCAACTTAAACCAGGCCCTCAGACTGTCGGAAGAAGTAGAAGAGGATAGTCATAAGTTCTTCAGAGATTGGATGCGCACCTGTTATGTTCAGGATTATTCTAAGTTAATTCAAATGATGGATCAGGTACAAAAAATGGGGAAAGAAGCACAGAAAGGATTAATGCAGTACGGGTTGAGTATGCTGCGTGAAACCCTTATGGTGTTAGCTGCTGATAATACAGCTGAGGGAAATGATGATGTGATGTTGAACGATAAAATATTGATCAGGGTACAGGGTGATGAACTAAAGTTCATTGCCAATTTTAGCAAAGTAATGTCGTTTGATAAGGTTGAAAGCATAACTAAGCTCTTGAATCAGGGGTATTATCATCTGATGAGAAATGCTAACCCAAAAATTGTATTTCTGGATATTTCACTAAAAATAGGCCAGGTACTACGATAG
- the hemC gene encoding hydroxymethylbilane synthase: MKLKIGTRGSKLALWQAYYVAEKLQQGGVETEIITIDTKGDKKLDVAIAEIGEKGVFTQEIEQQLLDGVIDIAVHSAKDMQSELPKEFELIAFTEREKVHDVLVSHQQVNLADKSREWLIGTSSARRKAMLKHYYPHVNTVEIRGNLQTRFTKMESGLCDAMLLAYAGVHRMNYHDKVVHEFDTEVFIPAVGQGSVAVEVLSAMENDKKSKIKKLVSHEQTEYRLLAERAFLKTLRGGCSIPVFALAKLERDALHLTGGVISLDGQELIKENVYGKADQAEKLGNQLALKILDNGGDVVLEKIKKQMNIC, translated from the coding sequence ATGAAGTTAAAAATTGGGACCAGAGGGAGCAAACTTGCGTTGTGGCAGGCATATTATGTGGCAGAAAAGTTACAGCAAGGAGGCGTAGAGACTGAAATAATTACCATAGATACCAAAGGGGATAAGAAACTGGATGTGGCAATTGCTGAGATTGGCGAGAAAGGGGTATTTACACAGGAAATAGAGCAGCAACTCCTCGATGGTGTAATAGATATAGCAGTACACAGTGCTAAGGATATGCAATCTGAATTACCCAAAGAATTTGAACTTATCGCTTTTACAGAAAGAGAGAAGGTTCACGACGTATTGGTAAGTCATCAGCAAGTAAACCTGGCTGATAAAAGTAGAGAATGGTTGATCGGCACATCTTCTGCTCGTAGAAAAGCAATGCTGAAGCACTATTACCCACATGTAAATACTGTGGAAATCAGGGGTAATTTGCAGACTAGATTTACAAAAATGGAATCCGGTTTATGTGATGCCATGCTACTCGCCTACGCAGGAGTACATAGGATGAATTATCATGATAAGGTGGTTCACGAATTTGATACGGAGGTTTTTATACCCGCTGTAGGGCAGGGAAGTGTAGCAGTAGAAGTTTTGTCAGCCATGGAAAATGATAAAAAATCAAAAATAAAAAAACTGGTCAGCCATGAACAGACAGAGTATAGGCTACTAGCTGAAAGAGCTTTTTTGAAAACACTTAGAGGGGGGTGTAGTATTCCTGTTTTTGCCCTTGCAAAGCTTGAGCGTGACGCATTACATCTTACCGGAGGGGTTATCAGTCTTGATGGGCAGGAATTAATTAAAGAAAATGTCTATGGCAAAGCTGATCAAGCTGAAAAATTAGGAAATCAGTTAGCCCTAAAAATTCTGGACAATGGGGGAGACGTTGTTCTTGAAAAAATTAAAAAACAAATGAATATTTGTTAG
- a CDS encoding peptidylprolyl isomerase yields MFTACSAEKDYLVTIHTPYGEMHAVLYDATPEHKENFITLAQDGKYDSTTFHRVIEDFMVQGGDLSTSPRYNPEEDSVDYTIPAEFVDTLFHKKGALAAARQGDQINPERASSGSQFYIVQGVVYSEDELLTDMNKLGKGIQKLIKEADYKEVGEELIGLYQSGDFEAYTQRMVELKPVVEEELNIEVDRKYPKERLQAYTTIGGTPHLDDTYTVFGEIIDGLSIVDSIATQPTGAKDKPVEDIYMTVDVEEMSKKAISKKYGYMYPSAK; encoded by the coding sequence ATGTTTACTGCCTGTAGTGCTGAGAAAGATTACCTAGTAACTATCCATACACCTTATGGTGAGATGCATGCTGTACTATATGACGCGACTCCTGAACATAAAGAAAATTTTATAACCTTAGCTCAGGATGGCAAGTACGATAGTACGACTTTTCACCGTGTGATTGAAGATTTTATGGTACAAGGTGGGGATTTAAGTACCAGTCCCCGCTACAATCCGGAAGAGGATTCTGTAGATTACACCATTCCTGCTGAGTTTGTTGACACACTTTTTCACAAAAAAGGAGCATTAGCTGCAGCACGACAGGGTGATCAGATTAATCCTGAGAGAGCATCCAGCGGAAGCCAGTTTTACATCGTGCAGGGAGTTGTATATTCCGAGGATGAACTGCTTACTGACATGAATAAGCTTGGAAAAGGAATACAGAAGCTTATCAAGGAGGCCGATTATAAAGAGGTAGGCGAAGAACTGATTGGCTTGTATCAGAGCGGAGATTTTGAGGCCTATACCCAAAGAATGGTAGAACTAAAGCCTGTAGTTGAAGAGGAATTAAATATAGAAGTGGACCGAAAATACCCAAAAGAACGTTTACAAGCATATACAACTATCGGTGGAACGCCTCACCTGGATGATACTTATACCGTTTTTGGTGAGATTATTGATGGTTTAAGTATAGTGGATTCAATTGCTACACAACCAACAGGAGCTAAAGATAAGCCTGTTGAGGATATTTACATGACAGTAGATGTTGAGGAAATGTCCAAAAAAGCAATTTCAAAGAAATATGGATATATGTATCCATCAGCAAAATAG